In Williamsoniiplasma luminosum, the genomic stretch CAACATGATTTGGCCCCTTTAATCATTAAAGAAACAAAGCGAACAGAATACATATCTTTAGTTAGTCGATCAAGTGAAGAGTACTTTAAAGAGTTGTCTGTTAATGATACTACTAGCTTGTTTTATGACCATTTTAAAGAAGATATCATTGAAGAATCTAAAAGATTTAAAATAAGTCAAGATGAACCAACAATTGAATCAAATGATGACTATGAAATTGGTAATTAATCACTGATTTAAGTTGTAGATTTTGAGTTAGAATATAATCTAAGTACGAGACCGTTTAGGCTAAATGTTGGTGTAAAAGCCAATGTTTTTTTATACTATATTATATAATTAATAACGTAAATGAGGTTTATTATGAATGTAGAATATATCAAAAATATCATTTCAGAAAGAGAAGAATTTAATTCTTTTTTTGAATTGGAAACACACGACATAGAAAAGTTATGATTTGCAATAAATCAGTTTTTTATTATGGCTAAAGAAAATAATTTTACTGTTTACAAAACTCATCTATTGAAATTTATTTCAATATTGGAACTAGAATACGTAAAAGAAGCTGGAAACTTTTTTACTGGTCAAAAGTTGATAAAAATGGAAAATGGACCAGTTCCATCTAAATTTGACGATTTTCTAAAAGAAATTATAAAATGCAACAAAAATTGCAATACATTTCCTTTCAATGTAAAGATGGTTGGAATCACTGAACCCAAAGCGATTGTTGAATGGAATAATAATTTCGAAACATTTGATATCTTCACATCTAAATTCCAATTAGAAATAATTAAAGCAAGTGTTGAAATTATTTTTGAAGAAAAAACTGTTTTGAATCTTTCAAATTACACTCATAAATATAAGAGTTGAATCACTGCAAAAATGAATAAAGAAATAAACTTATTTGATGAAATCATTGACGAAGAAAGAAAAAAAGAAATGGAAATGATATATGGATAATTTTGTTAATTTAGAATTATATTTTTTGTCGAATCATGGTAATTGTGTCTTTTCTAATTCTTCTTGCGATCATACAGAGAAAAAGAAATGTCTGCCTAAAATAATTGTTTTAAAATTAATTGATGCAAATGAAAATGAGATTAATCAAATACCTTTGTATTATAAGGCAACAAGCAAGATCAATCATAATGAACCAAATAATTCATGGTTAAAACTAAACGATTATAATGAACTAAAAAATATCTTACATAAAAACACATTCATACGAGTTGGGAATAAAGAAGAGGATTT encodes the following:
- a CDS encoding type II toxin-antitoxin system antitoxin SocA domain-containing protein, translating into MAKENNFTVYKTHLLKFISILELEYVKEAGNFFTGQKLIKMENGPVPSKFDDFLKEIIKCNKNCNTFPFNVKMVGITEPKAIVEWNNNFETFDIFTSKFQLEIIKASVEIIFEEKTVLNLSNYTHKYKSWITAKMNKEINLFDEIIDEERKKEMEMIYG